In the genome of Xanthocytophaga agilis, one region contains:
- a CDS encoding RagB/SusD family nutrient uptake outer membrane protein, with protein sequence MNKIKYSLLLLLVMMGCNDRLDLTNPNSQTTGTFWQTESQAIAGCDAIYNSMIIDGSYMRMTPALSDARGDDMSGDSPWVDYVQVSNFTIPTTSAPVQWVWGAWYQLIWRANQVLENVPGITMDEDLKKRILGQAYFLRGLAYFNLANTYKVVPIITSTPKSSTDYYPASATEEEIWAQIFSDFQNAKDRLPVSYGNVSGADMGQIGRATKGAATGMLGKAYLYRKQWQNAADQFNLLINGPELNIYSLVSNYRDNFTASNENNSESLFEVQFAGPNEVGGSVPNWGGDPSSSWKQVSGQACTYAADGYGWSDFLPTTWIYNEYKQEKTKDGKTDPRLLATIASYEPDDNSTTVYGNPWPYATNKIYPRKYTNDGLGVANEYDLNSGINYRVLRYADILLMYAEALNELGQTAAAYPYIQQVRDRVNLPDLVASKPNLAQVQMRDQIAHERALEFASEGQRINDIIRWGWLYDADKLAMLKTHDPDFNTWTAGNEYLPIPQTELDVNKNLLPNPAN encoded by the coding sequence ATGAATAAGATAAAATATTCTTTGTTGCTTTTGTTGGTAATGATGGGTTGTAATGATCGGTTAGATTTGACCAATCCCAATAGCCAGACAACCGGAACATTCTGGCAAACTGAAAGTCAAGCAATAGCTGGTTGTGATGCGATCTATAACAGTATGATTATTGATGGTAGCTATATGCGTATGACACCTGCACTTTCAGATGCCCGTGGAGATGATATGAGTGGAGATAGCCCATGGGTTGATTATGTTCAGGTTTCTAACTTTACGATTCCTACAACTTCCGCACCTGTACAATGGGTATGGGGTGCATGGTATCAGCTAATCTGGAGAGCTAACCAGGTACTTGAAAATGTACCTGGAATAACTATGGATGAAGATCTTAAAAAACGTATTCTGGGGCAAGCTTATTTTTTACGTGGACTGGCTTATTTTAATCTGGCTAATACATACAAAGTGGTGCCTATTATTACTTCTACACCTAAGAGTTCAACCGATTACTATCCTGCATCTGCTACCGAAGAGGAAATATGGGCTCAGATATTTTCTGATTTTCAGAATGCAAAAGATAGATTGCCAGTGTCTTATGGTAATGTTTCTGGAGCAGATATGGGGCAGATTGGCCGTGCAACCAAAGGCGCCGCAACAGGAATGCTGGGAAAAGCCTACCTGTATAGGAAACAATGGCAGAATGCCGCAGATCAGTTTAATCTGCTAATTAACGGACCTGAATTAAATATATATAGTCTGGTCTCTAATTATAGAGATAATTTCACTGCCAGCAATGAAAACAACTCTGAGTCATTATTTGAAGTTCAGTTTGCTGGTCCGAATGAGGTAGGAGGTTCAGTACCAAATTGGGGTGGAGATCCAAGCTCCAGTTGGAAACAGGTTTCCGGTCAGGCTTGTACATATGCTGCAGATGGCTATGGTTGGTCAGACTTTTTACCCACCACCTGGATTTACAACGAATACAAACAGGAGAAGACTAAGGATGGTAAAACAGATCCAAGGTTACTGGCAACTATTGCTTCTTATGAGCCAGATGACAATTCTACCACTGTATATGGAAATCCATGGCCCTATGCTACCAATAAAATTTACCCAAGAAAATATACCAATGATGGATTGGGGGTGGCTAATGAGTATGATTTGAATTCAGGCATTAACTATCGTGTACTGCGTTATGCAGATATTCTTCTGATGTATGCAGAAGCTTTGAACGAGTTGGGCCAAACTGCTGCTGCCTATCCATATATTCAGCAAGTGAGAGACAGAGTAAATCTACCTGATCTGGTTGCTTCAAAACCTAATCTGGCACAAGTACAGATGAGAGATCAGATTGCACATGAGAGAGCACTTGAGTTTGCCAGTGAAGGACAACGTATCAACGATATCATTCGTTGGGGATGGTTGTATGATGCAGACAAACTGGCTATGTTAAAAACTCATGATCCGGATTTTAATACATGGACAGCTGGTAATGAATACTTGCCTATTCCTCAAACAGAGCTGGATGTGAATAAAAACCTATTGCCTAATCCTGCAAATTAA
- a CDS encoding family 43 glycosylhydrolase, whose translation MSHKYFFNTLLSVSLILITLVHVHTASAQLLKGSIGIHDPSTIVKSGSTYWIFMTGSKIPSRYSTDLITWTDASVAMPTRPSWIDTAVPNFKNNNDTYWAPDIAYFGGKYYLYYSCSTFGSPVSAIGVATASTPAGPWTDQGMVVQSQTTSNFNAIDPSILVDGSNVFMAYGSWSAGIAVVQIDSSTGKVKSGSTPTRVAGGNGADWEGACLVKEGSYYYLFVNRGSCCNGTSSTYYIIVGRSTSPTGPFVDKNGTDLKSGGGSILLGSSGRFIGPGHVGLLRQAGSNFVSIHFYDGNDNGAPKLDIINMGFSSNWPFLTRDWIAAGTYTIKNVNSGMNWDAWGCTGVIGQAVAQGTASSLTCQKWIFTTTGNGSYQIKTAMSTGNVVDIINCGSANGTKLQLYSALNNDCQKFRVFRTADGSHIFNPVNSEKVVEVPGASTIAGTQLGLWDYNGCTCQKWTITTASSSRLAFEEVNSDDDISVYPNPTARNKGFSVVLGEKEVGMYTRLNLIDSKGSIARSKKIEGGVITFSELNLASGLYIIQLVSENKVVTRKVILE comes from the coding sequence ATGTCACACAAATACTTTTTTAACACCTTATTGAGTGTTAGCCTTATCTTAATAACCTTAGTACATGTACACACTGCCTCTGCACAGTTGCTGAAAGGATCTATAGGTATACATGATCCCAGTACAATTGTCAAAAGTGGAAGTACGTATTGGATATTTATGACAGGAAGTAAAATTCCGTCACGCTACTCAACAGACCTGATTACCTGGACGGATGCATCTGTGGCTATGCCAACACGTCCATCTTGGATAGACACGGCTGTACCTAATTTTAAGAATAATAATGATACCTACTGGGCTCCAGATATAGCCTACTTTGGAGGTAAATACTATCTCTACTATTCCTGTTCCACATTTGGATCGCCTGTGTCTGCTATTGGGGTAGCTACCGCTTCTACTCCGGCTGGTCCATGGACTGATCAGGGGATGGTTGTTCAGTCACAAACTACTTCGAACTTTAATGCCATTGACCCTTCTATTTTAGTAGATGGCAGTAATGTATTCATGGCTTACGGTTCCTGGTCGGCAGGTATTGCTGTAGTACAGATTGATTCTTCTACAGGAAAGGTAAAATCAGGCTCTACCCCGACCCGCGTGGCCGGTGGCAATGGAGCAGACTGGGAAGGCGCTTGCCTGGTCAAAGAAGGAAGTTATTATTACCTGTTTGTAAATAGAGGTTCCTGTTGCAATGGTACCAGTAGTACCTATTATATTATTGTAGGAAGATCTACCAGTCCTACCGGACCGTTTGTTGACAAAAATGGTACAGATCTAAAAAGTGGGGGAGGCTCAATATTACTCGGTTCTTCAGGCCGTTTTATTGGACCTGGACATGTTGGGTTATTACGGCAGGCAGGTTCCAACTTTGTTTCCATTCATTTTTATGATGGAAATGATAATGGTGCACCTAAGCTAGATATTATCAATATGGGCTTTAGCAGCAATTGGCCTTTTCTGACCCGTGACTGGATTGCAGCCGGAACCTATACCATTAAAAACGTCAATAGCGGAATGAACTGGGATGCCTGGGGATGCACAGGAGTGATAGGGCAGGCCGTAGCTCAGGGAACAGCTTCCTCATTAACTTGTCAGAAATGGATATTTACTACAACAGGAAATGGGTCCTATCAGATCAAGACAGCTATGTCTACTGGCAATGTAGTGGATATAATCAATTGTGGAAGTGCAAACGGAACCAAACTTCAGCTCTATAGTGCTCTGAATAATGATTGCCAAAAGTTTAGAGTCTTTCGGACTGCAGATGGAAGCCACATTTTCAATCCGGTTAATTCCGAGAAAGTAGTAGAGGTACCTGGTGCATCTACAATAGCAGGAACACAACTGGGATTATGGGATTACAATGGCTGTACTTGTCAGAAGTGGACTATTACTACTGCATCCAGTTCACGACTGGCTTTTGAGGAGGTGAATTCTGATGATGATATTTCTGTATATCCAAATCCAACTGCCAGAAACAAGGGTTTTAGTGTAGTTTTGGGCGAGAAAGAGGTAGGAATGTATACCCGGCTAAACCTTATTGATTCAAAAGGAAGTATTGCCAGAAGTAAAAAAATAGAAGGAGGTGTTATTACATTTTCAGAGTTAAATCTGGCTTCAGGACTTTATATTATTCAACTGGTAAGCGAGAATAAAGTGGTAACCCGAAAAGTAATACTGGAGTGA
- a CDS encoding arabinan endo-1,5-alpha-L-arabinosidase — protein sequence MTLKIRIIFLFWLVGSFITGFAQTQTLDPQIKDDYTDIAGLDHYKEWAGYNVHDPSCIKVGEYYYVYSTDAIYFPRNAERKNPEVKQGNIQVRRSKDLVHWEFLGWALDKIPDEAVQHIRSVSGGKEPQNVWAPYVLKQGNTFRMYYAVSLFGKKTSYIGLATSTSPIGPWTQAGDVVKTDSTSLMNAIDPTIVNDVVNGKQWMLYGSYFGGLYCVELNPVTGLLVKEGDQGHLVVNRAEAKSRVVEAPEVIYNSQFKKYYLFVSYDALFTHYNVRVGRADKPEGPYFDMNGKNMADTTNNYPILTYAYRFQNHAGWAGVGHCSVINDNGAFYMLHQGRLAPTNQPMVLHVRKMNWTQDGWPVVSPERYANVPQSKIEKNELIGKWEQIELTEIADKTQLWQGQIRGGWKYDTTLFNNSKSLELLANGNVKNQKDLHWKLIGQSLELVNAATKAKLELLIWREWDWENKRPTIVFSGINKQGLGVWGKKTL from the coding sequence ATGACTCTAAAAATTCGAATCATATTTTTATTCTGGTTAGTGGGATCTTTCATAACAGGCTTTGCACAAACACAAACCTTAGATCCTCAGATAAAAGACGATTATACAGACATTGCCGGATTGGATCATTATAAAGAATGGGCAGGGTATAATGTCCATGATCCTTCCTGTATCAAAGTGGGAGAGTACTATTATGTATACTCTACGGATGCTATTTATTTTCCCAGAAATGCTGAACGAAAAAATCCGGAAGTAAAGCAGGGAAATATTCAAGTGCGTCGTTCCAAAGATCTGGTACACTGGGAATTTCTGGGATGGGCATTGGATAAGATTCCCGATGAGGCTGTACAGCATATACGATCTGTTAGTGGAGGTAAAGAGCCTCAGAATGTTTGGGCTCCTTATGTATTGAAACAAGGCAATACTTTCCGGATGTACTATGCTGTATCTCTTTTCGGAAAAAAGACTTCTTATATCGGATTAGCTACCAGTACATCACCTATCGGCCCCTGGACTCAGGCAGGAGATGTAGTAAAAACAGATTCGACAAGCCTGATGAATGCTATAGATCCAACCATTGTCAATGATGTTGTAAATGGTAAACAGTGGATGCTGTATGGTTCTTATTTTGGTGGGCTATACTGTGTCGAACTCAATCCTGTTACCGGACTTCTGGTCAAGGAAGGTGATCAGGGGCATCTGGTTGTGAATAGGGCAGAAGCGAAGAGTCGGGTTGTGGAGGCTCCTGAAGTGATATACAATTCTCAGTTTAAAAAGTATTACTTGTTTGTTTCCTATGATGCCCTATTTACTCATTACAATGTAAGGGTAGGAAGGGCCGATAAACCGGAAGGACCATATTTTGATATGAATGGCAAAAATATGGCTGATACTACCAATAACTATCCTATCCTAACCTATGCGTATCGTTTTCAAAATCATGCAGGCTGGGCTGGAGTAGGACATTGTAGTGTAATTAATGATAACGGAGCCTTTTACATGCTTCACCAGGGACGTCTGGCACCAACCAATCAACCGATGGTATTGCATGTACGCAAAATGAACTGGACACAAGATGGCTGGCCTGTGGTTTCTCCTGAACGATATGCAAATGTGCCACAAAGTAAAATAGAAAAGAATGAACTCATTGGAAAGTGGGAACAGATTGAGTTAACAGAAATCGCTGATAAGACTCAACTCTGGCAGGGACAAATACGTGGTGGATGGAAATATGATACAACCCTATTTAATAACTCAAAATCATTGGAATTATTGGCCAATGGAAATGTGAAGAATCAAAAAGATTTGCATTGGAAATTAATCGGGCAATCGCTGGAACTTGTTAACGCCGCTACAAAAGCGAAACTGGAATTATTGATCTGGCGAGAATGGGATTGGGAAAATAAACGTCCAACCATTGTTTTTTCTGGTATCAATAAACAAGGACTAGGTGTGTGGGGTAAGAAGACCTTATAA
- a CDS encoding arabinan endo-1,5-alpha-L-arabinosidase: MKNILLKQLLLVWLLVYSCLYSCKKEADVTPGGKDTTTTTNPVFNIDQLTDTYASISAYEYRYKWGPYNTHDPSIIKEGDYYYCYSTDAGYGITVPAGIQVRRSKDLVDWQFVGWAFDGLPAKGSAFISQNGGTPFQSLWAPYTIKVGSEFRLYYSLSSAVPRLSVIGLATATSPTGPWTEKGLVVTSLNTTTIQTNAIDPTVLIDQQGQHWMYYGSAWDGIYILKLNATTGLATNTSSKGTRVAQRGFTGGVVNGNIEGPEIIYNSTFKKYYLFIAYDWLETKYNVRVGRADSPEGPFFDFNGNDMNLEQDNIPMIVAPYKFNGHSGWQGTSHCSVFQTGDQFYMAHQGRPGIDKYFMVLHVRKMFWTEDGWPIVSPERYAATEQTTIANSELAGEWEQITLNYQVVPGYSTEQVSPDFQTSISLKLNADGTINDTSDNKWAYTAPWLSLTQNSVTTKVYVERGRDWENKKACLVFTGLDANGKAIWGKK, translated from the coding sequence ATGAAAAATATACTACTAAAGCAGCTTCTGCTTGTATGGCTTTTGGTTTATAGTTGTTTGTATTCCTGTAAAAAAGAAGCCGACGTAACGCCTGGTGGCAAAGATACTACAACTACAACTAACCCAGTCTTTAATATAGACCAGCTTACAGATACCTATGCCAGTATATCTGCCTATGAATACCGATATAAGTGGGGACCATACAATACGCATGATCCATCCATTATAAAAGAAGGAGATTATTATTACTGTTATAGTACAGACGCAGGATATGGCATCACTGTTCCTGCTGGAATTCAGGTCAGACGTTCGAAGGATTTGGTTGACTGGCAGTTTGTAGGCTGGGCGTTTGATGGATTACCTGCCAAAGGATCTGCCTTTATCTCACAGAACGGAGGAACTCCTTTTCAATCTCTCTGGGCTCCGTATACTATAAAAGTGGGCAGCGAGTTCAGATTGTATTACTCTCTTTCCTCTGCTGTTCCCAGATTGAGTGTGATTGGTCTGGCAACTGCTACCTCTCCTACAGGCCCATGGACGGAAAAAGGATTGGTTGTAACATCACTGAACACTACTACTATACAAACTAATGCGATTGATCCTACTGTATTAATTGATCAGCAGGGGCAACACTGGATGTATTATGGGTCTGCCTGGGATGGTATTTATATCCTGAAACTCAATGCCACAACAGGATTAGCGACCAACACGAGTTCGAAAGGTACCCGGGTGGCTCAACGTGGTTTTACAGGAGGAGTGGTGAATGGAAATATTGAAGGGCCTGAGATTATTTATAACAGTACCTTCAAAAAATATTATTTGTTTATCGCATACGACTGGCTGGAAACCAAGTACAATGTACGAGTCGGTCGAGCAGATTCTCCTGAAGGTCCTTTCTTTGATTTCAATGGCAATGACATGAATCTGGAACAGGATAATATCCCAATGATTGTAGCCCCCTATAAGTTCAATGGACATAGTGGCTGGCAGGGAACTTCCCATTGTTCCGTTTTTCAAACTGGTGATCAGTTTTATATGGCACATCAGGGACGACCTGGCATTGATAAGTACTTTATGGTGCTGCATGTGCGGAAAATGTTCTGGACAGAAGATGGATGGCCGATAGTTTCCCCTGAACGATATGCTGCTACTGAACAGACAACCATTGCTAATTCAGAATTAGCAGGAGAATGGGAGCAGATTACGTTAAATTATCAGGTTGTTCCTGGTTATTCAACTGAACAAGTCTCTCCAGATTTTCAGACTTCTATTTCATTAAAATTAAATGCCGATGGTACCATCAATGATACTTCTGATAACAAATGGGCATACACAGCTCCCTGGCTTTCACTAACTCAGAATAGTGTAACTACCAAAGTATATGTGGAACGTGGAAGAGATTGGGAAAACAAAAAAGCTTGCCTCGTATTTACCGGATTAGATGCCAATGGAAAAGCAATCTGGGGAAAGAAGTAA
- a CDS encoding SusC/RagA family TonB-linked outer membrane protein, whose product MKSFIISRPLSQKGSVLSLFALFFLFLGLLQAQSKDLNDTRLTIKVENATLGEVFKIIEDKTSYHFTYNDAYLNIKQLVSVNAENKTLTEILNILAKSANFQFKQVNTYIHVTSQNESRKTETGNRVSKPEATVITGTIVDDNNQALPGVSVVLKGTSTGTTTDAQGKYSISVPDNTGSVVLVFTFIGYVTEEVTIGNRTQIDVQLMPDIKALSEVVVIGYGTQKKSDLTGSIAVVKADEIKKFSTNDVAQLLQGRAPGVAVSSDGQPGAAPSVRIRGVGTFGDAEPLYVIDGVPVGTSPRDFNPNDVESVQVLKDASAGAIYGSRAANGVVIITTKRGKRDTPLKVEYSGYFGLDKVWQIVPVTQREQYQMLNNESQTNGGQPLAPGNNPNDPAYISNIDTDWQKEGLKTGVRQNHSLNFSGGSKTTIYSFSADYFSSNGTLVGKGPTYDRYSIRANSESEKGIFKIGESLYYTHSHENALTNSANFLAGGRPPLIGDLVIAIPTMPVYDSNRKGGYGGTSSIVEKAISLNVIGLNKLVNNFVDVDRTFANVYSEVKLLKNNGHSLKYKLNLSYDRTITRDYIFQPTFDLGYFFQSAVAKMDDGSRIFTTGLVENTLNYEKNFGKHSIAVLAGQMFQKGDYLYRNGHAEGFTEPYFPSLSNGTTQTVAEYMSQNTLYSFLGRLNYGYDDRYLLTATIRRDGSSRFAPAYRYGNFPSVALAWKLHNEKFFQNLNLSFISELKLRGSYGQLGNQNIGEYLYASSINSNVVYNFGGTKTTGATQTQLVSETIKWETKTSSNIGLDAVFLNGKFDLTVEYYRNKTTDLLVGVPIPASTGANNTPTVNAGSLQNSGLEFALTYHKTSGEFTFDVSANAYTLKNKVLALGGNNEPVYGVGSKTQVGGEVGKHFGYQVEGIFQNQDEVTNHARQEAGTAPGDLKYKDLNNDGVIDENDRTYLGSALPHIYYGFNFNARYKNFDLSLFASGSGGNLINSRLYRDLMHTTDYINYHKDAVNRWTASNPNNEYPRLVAGDPNNNQRDSDRKGWLQNGTYLRINTVSLGYKLPDNLIKGITNARVYLTGQNLYTFQAYKGYNPDFTAGTWNPGFDYGSFPKPRTLMLGVQVGF is encoded by the coding sequence ATGAAAAGTTTTATCATATCCCGTCCCTTGTCTCAAAAAGGGTCGGTACTGAGTCTTTTTGCCCTGTTTTTTTTGTTTTTAGGTCTCTTACAAGCCCAGAGTAAGGATTTAAATGATACCCGACTGACAATAAAGGTTGAAAATGCAACCTTAGGTGAGGTATTTAAGATTATCGAAGATAAGACCAGCTATCACTTTACGTATAATGATGCTTATCTGAATATTAAGCAACTGGTATCTGTCAATGCAGAAAATAAAACCTTGACAGAAATTCTGAACATACTGGCTAAAAGTGCCAATTTTCAGTTTAAACAGGTCAACACTTATATTCATGTAACCTCTCAAAACGAATCCAGAAAAACGGAGACTGGTAACAGAGTCTCAAAACCAGAGGCAACCGTCATCACAGGAACTATTGTAGATGATAATAACCAGGCTTTACCAGGAGTAAGTGTAGTCCTGAAAGGTACATCAACAGGTACTACTACAGATGCTCAGGGAAAATATTCAATCTCTGTACCTGATAATACAGGCAGTGTTGTGTTAGTATTTACTTTTATCGGATATGTAACAGAAGAAGTAACTATTGGAAACAGAACGCAAATAGATGTGCAACTGATGCCTGATATCAAGGCATTGTCAGAAGTGGTTGTGATTGGATATGGTACACAAAAGAAATCAGATCTGACAGGTTCCATTGCAGTAGTGAAAGCAGATGAAATAAAGAAGTTCTCTACCAATGATGTGGCTCAGTTACTTCAGGGACGTGCACCAGGCGTCGCAGTTAGTAGTGATGGACAGCCTGGTGCAGCACCAAGTGTCAGAATTCGAGGTGTTGGTACTTTTGGTGATGCAGAACCACTATATGTAATAGATGGTGTACCTGTAGGAACATCACCTAGGGATTTTAATCCAAATGACGTAGAGTCTGTTCAGGTGTTGAAAGATGCCTCTGCCGGAGCTATATATGGTTCTCGGGCTGCTAATGGAGTGGTTATCATTACAACCAAAAGAGGAAAAAGAGATACTCCATTAAAAGTAGAATACAGTGGTTACTTTGGTCTTGATAAAGTATGGCAGATTGTTCCGGTGACACAACGGGAACAATACCAAATGCTGAACAATGAATCTCAAACCAATGGAGGACAACCTTTAGCACCAGGCAATAATCCGAATGATCCAGCCTACATTTCCAATATTGATACAGATTGGCAAAAGGAGGGTTTGAAAACAGGTGTTAGACAGAATCACAGCCTGAACTTTTCCGGTGGTAGTAAAACAACCATTTACAGTTTTTCGGCAGATTATTTTTCGAGTAACGGAACATTAGTCGGAAAAGGCCCAACCTATGATCGATACTCTATTCGTGCTAATTCAGAATCTGAAAAAGGTATATTCAAAATTGGTGAGTCACTATACTACACTCATTCGCATGAAAATGCACTCACGAATTCTGCTAATTTTTTAGCAGGTGGTCGTCCTCCTTTGATTGGTGATTTGGTAATTGCGATCCCAACAATGCCTGTGTATGATTCCAATCGTAAGGGTGGATATGGGGGAACCTCCTCCATTGTTGAGAAAGCAATTTCTTTGAACGTGATAGGCTTAAATAAGTTAGTTAACAACTTTGTGGATGTAGACCGGACATTTGCTAATGTCTACTCAGAAGTGAAGCTCCTGAAAAACAATGGTCATAGTTTAAAATATAAGCTGAATCTGAGCTATGATCGTACTATTACACGTGATTATATATTTCAACCAACTTTTGACTTAGGCTATTTCTTTCAGTCAGCAGTGGCCAAAATGGATGATGGCTCTCGTATTTTCACAACAGGTTTGGTAGAGAATACATTAAATTATGAGAAAAATTTTGGAAAACATTCGATAGCTGTTTTAGCTGGGCAAATGTTCCAGAAAGGAGATTACTTATACAGAAACGGTCATGCAGAAGGATTCACCGAACCTTACTTCCCTTCTCTGTCTAATGGAACAACTCAAACAGTAGCTGAATACATGTCACAGAATACTTTGTATTCTTTTTTGGGTAGATTGAACTATGGTTATGATGATCGGTATTTACTAACAGCTACTATTCGTAGAGATGGTTCTTCCCGTTTTGCTCCTGCATATAGATACGGAAATTTTCCTTCGGTTGCTTTAGCTTGGAAGTTGCATAATGAGAAGTTCTTCCAGAATCTTAATCTGTCTTTTATTTCAGAATTAAAACTGAGAGGTAGTTATGGCCAGCTAGGAAATCAAAATATTGGTGAATACTTATATGCAAGTAGTATCAATTCCAATGTGGTTTATAACTTCGGTGGCACTAAAACAACAGGAGCTACTCAGACACAATTGGTTTCTGAAACAATTAAATGGGAAACCAAAACTTCCAGTAACATCGGATTGGATGCTGTTTTTCTAAACGGCAAATTTGATCTGACGGTAGAATACTATCGAAACAAAACGACAGATTTGTTGGTAGGCGTACCTATTCCTGCTTCTACGGGAGCCAATAACACCCCAACTGTTAATGCAGGGAGTCTACAGAATTCAGGATTAGAATTCGCTTTAACCTATCATAAAACATCAGGTGAATTCACATTTGATGTTTCTGCCAATGCCTATACATTGAAAAATAAAGTGTTAGCTCTGGGTGGAAATAATGAACCTGTCTATGGCGTGGGTTCTAAAACACAGGTAGGAGGGGAAGTTGGAAAGCACTTTGGGTATCAAGTAGAAGGTATTTTCCAGAATCAGGATGAAGTGACTAATCATGCCAGACAAGAGGCTGGTACTGCACCTGGAGATCTGAAATATAAGGATCTGAATAACGATGGAGTAATAGATGAAAATGATAGAACATATTTGGGAAGTGCATTACCTCATATTTATTATGGATTTAACTTTAATGCCCGTTATAAAAACTTTGATTTGTCACTCTTTGCTTCTGGAAGTGGCGGTAACCTGATTAATAGTCGTTTGTATCGTGATTTGATGCATACCACTGATTATATAAACTACCATAAAGATGCCGTAAACCGTTGGACCGCATCTAATCCAAATAATGAATATCCTCGTTTAGTTGCTGGTGATCCAAATAATAATCAGAGAGATTCCGACCGAAAAGGTTGGTTACAGAATGGTACTTATCTACGTATCAATACGGTATCTTTAGGCTACAAGCTACCTGATAATCTGATAAAGGGTATCACTAATGCCCGGGTATATCTTACAGGACAGAATCTATACACTTTTCAGGCATATAAAGGATACAATCCTGACTTTACTGCCGGAACATGGAATCCTGGATTTGATTATGGTTCTTTTCCAAAACCTAGAACTCTTATGCTTGGAGTGCAAGTAGGTTTTTAA